In Excalfactoria chinensis isolate bCotChi1 chromosome 3, bCotChi1.hap2, whole genome shotgun sequence, one DNA window encodes the following:
- the CLIC5 gene encoding chloride intracellular channel protein 5 isoform X2, with product MSVPSAANGDGKEPDIELFVKAGIDGESIGNCPFSQRLFMILWLKGVVFNVTTVDLKRKPADLHNLAPGTHPPFLTFNGEVKTDVNKIEEFLEETLAPPKYPKLAAKHRESNTAGIDIFSKFSAYIKNTKQQDNAALERGLVKALKKLDDYLRTPLPEEIDANSTEEEKVSKRKFLDGDDLTLADCNLLPKLHVVKIVAKKYRNFEFPTEMTGLWRYLKNAYARDEFTNTCAADKEIEQAYADVAKRLSKS from the exons gcGGGTATAGATGGAGAAAGCATTGGGAACTGCCCATTCTCCCAGCGTCTTTTCATGATCCTCTGGCTCAAAGGAGTCGTGTTCAACGTCACCACTGTTGACCTGAAAAG AAAGCCAGCTGATCTCCACAACCTGGCTCCCGGAACTCACCCACCTTTCTTAACTTTTAATGGAGAAGTCAAGACAGACGTTAATAAGATTGAGGAATTCTTGGAAGAGACTCTTGCACCTCCAAA GTATCCGAAGCTGGCTGCTAAGCACCGGGAATCAAACACTGCTGGAATTGATATCTTCTCCAAATTTTCTGCTTACATCAAAAATACCAAGCAGCAGGACAATGCTG CCCTTGAAAGAGGTTTGGTGAAGGCTCTGAAGAAGCTGGATGACTATCTGAGAACCCCTCTGCCGGAGGAGATCGatgcaaacagcactgaagaggAGAAGGTGTCCAAACGCAAGTTTCTGGATGGAGATGACCTCACCCTTGCTGACTGCAACCTTCTGCCCAAACTCCATGTTGTCAAG ATCGTTGCAAAGAAATACCGCAACTTTGAGTTCCCAACAGAGATGACGGGGCTGTGGCGGTACCTGAAGAACGCGTACGCCAGGGATGAGTTCACTAACACCTGTGCAGCAGACAAGGAAATTGAGCAAGCCTACGCGGATGTGGCCAAGCGGCTCAGCAAGTCCTAA